A portion of the Podospora pseudoanserina strain CBS 124.78 chromosome 2, whole genome shotgun sequence genome contains these proteins:
- a CDS encoding hypothetical protein (EggNog:ENOG503P14B; COG:S), with protein sequence MTLSLSPAKLVLLAVHFAVQADIDSLAVLAARHDTVLRKDLVLRILLTYLPETLQSTKYVGFLEKIEKGTLSENTNHDVDASSVETLAEGDATKRVRKLRLLPLTFKDTPKEVGDDPITSFLVRRSYKVDEEAGLLAELPTLLLPFMDQSAYVRTLLISTILPLLRRNCEYHPEDPIQYTLSAFQELPDRVAVNLLLSRTGAREEDLPVVGRDLRGLIGPWLVDEKKWKTRRRSIVSPNGEEDDGICAGYDEVLRWLTTQASKNWRVAVNAIQQWGGPGDADLAGWGKLELTEQQQDRVQRAYAQAALASAYVLPEASSEAIEGAYSIAAQVANLRGLDPLPPFPSAVALLPPLAEQISEDIISTKTATFMRNDLLASSNILTAPDNSAVAFLEALILSAHLLTHAGQACTIRRAGELALLQDERDQKEQASKLIHHLNHNGPKTDDKFWLGARNEILWLRDWGAEEVSLEATPKGVFSKLKKEFLEVEILKALLFNTRYSLARSLYEDAPDRPLDEKVLQDTVYATAMTAYDNASNPNRTRGGLKKCDEIIKAFPSTLPKSHPLAQKVEALLQATHTLSEYRLVLKQGEPFTPIVLRVHSDPISIIGKILEQNPKSYTRLQDFVDLGNRMVQAGLVKQSPSSSHTSSLPHPPEQVSQRITAMCIDAALTEEDFETAYSFVVTRLDSPATGQEKDDYSWRVALQAGKYRRTARTTKPTHFGTGSANEEIRHLEQRIECLSVALRIAPRATLQEILNVYRRAEEELEVKVRQEEEREEEWDWRGDSVSGTNMPGGFNSTNKAKQARVGGSSRGRDSKEEEAPMSLFDLARATGLTAPRNLSALSGLQRAAGGGAGGGDKNGSERGSMDSARSGEGGGESYWWKS encoded by the exons ATGACCCTCTCACTATCACCGGCAAAGCTGGTCCTCCTTGCCGTGCACTTTGCTGTTCAGGCCGATATCGATAGCTTGGCTGTCCTTGCTGCCCGCCATGACACTGTCCTGCGCAAAGACCTGGTGTTGCGCATTCTCCTGACATACCTCCCCGAAACCTTACAATCAACCAAATACGTCGGATTTCTCGAGAAGATCGAAAAGGGAACACTTTCAGAAAACACCAACCATGACGTCGATGCTTCATCTGTAGAGACGCTAGCCGAGGGGGATGCGACAAAGCGGGTGCGCAAGCTTCGACTACTGCCCTTGACTTTCAAGGATACACCAAaagaggttggggatgacCCTATCACCTCCTTCCTTGTCCGGAGGTCATACAAAgtggacgaggaggctgGCTTGCTCGCGGAGCTCCCGaccttgttgctgccgttCATGGATCAGTCGGCATACGTGCGGACCCTTTTGATCTCGACAATCTTGCCGCTTTTACGACGAAACTGCGAATACCACCCAGAGGATCCAATTCAATACACCTTGTCTGCTTTTCAGGAACTCCCAGATCGTGTTGCCGTCAATCTGTTACTGTCTCGGACCGGAGCCAGGGAAGAGGACTTGCCCGTAGTAGGACGAGACTTGCGGGGTCTAATCGGTCCATGGCTTGTGGACGAAAAGAAGTGGAAGACCAGGAGACGTAGTATCGTTTCTCCCaacggcgaggaagacgacggGATTTGTGCCGGATACGACGAGGTTCTTCGCTGGCTCACCACGCAAGCGTCAAAGAACTGGAGGGTGGCCGTCAATGCTATTCAACAGTGGGGTGGTCCAGGAGATGCTGACCTGGCCGGCTGGGGGAAGCTGGAGTTGACagaacaacagcaagacCGTGTGCAGCGAGCCTATGCGCAGGCAGCATTGGCATCGGCCTATGTGCTTCCGGAAGCGTCATCTGAGGCGATTGAGGGGGCATATAGTATCGCGGCTCAGGTTGCGAACCTCCGTGGTCTAGATCCgctgcccccttttccctcagCGGTCGCACTCCTGCCGCCCCTTGCCGAGCAAATATCTGAGGacatcatctccaccaaAACCGCGACGTTTATGCGGAATGATCTGTTGGCTTCATCGAATATTTTGACGGCGCCCGACAACTCTGCTGTCGCTTTCTTGGAGGCACTGATTCTCAGTGCTCATCTTCTCACCCATGCCGGCCAAGCTTGCACCATTAGAAGAGCCGGAGAGCTCGCCTTGTTACAAGATGAACGTGACCAGAAAGAACAGGCCAGTAAGTTGATTCATCATCTCAACCACAACGGCCCAAAGACAGACGATAAATTTTGGTTGGGGGCGAGAAATGAGATTCTCTGGCTTCGGGATTGgggtgctgaggaggtgTCTCTTGAGGCCACTCCTAAGGGGGTGTTCAGCAAGTTGAAAAAAGAgtttttggaggttgagattcTCAAGGCGTTGCTTTTCAACACAC GCTACTCCTTGGCGCGGTCGTTGTACGAAGACGCCCCTGACAGGCCCCTGGACGAGAAGGTGCTGCAAGACACGGTCTACGCCACCGCCATGACGGCCTACGACAACGCTTCCAATCCCAACCGCACTCGCGGTGGGCTCAAGAAGTGTGATGAGAT AATCAAAGCCTTCCCCTCCACTctccccaaatcccaccccctcgcCCAAAAAGTCGAggccctcctccaagccaccCACACCCTAAGTGAATACCGTCTAGTCCTCAAACAAGGCGAACCCTTCACCCCTATTGTCCTGCGGGTGCACTCGGATCCGATCTCCATCATTGGCAAAATCCTCGAGCAAAACCCCAAATCATACACCCGGCTCCAGGACTTTGTCGACCTGGGCAACCGGATGGTCCAAGCCGGGCTGGTTAaacaatctccttcttcctctcatACATCCTCTCTCCCGCACCCGCCAGAACAGGTGTCTCAACGCATCACAGCCATGTGCATCGACGCGGCTTTAACAGAAGAAGATTTTGAGACAGCCTACTCTTTTGTCGTAACCCGTCTCGATTCCCCTGCTACCGGCCAAGAAAAAGATGATTACTCGTGGCGAGTGGCGCTGCAGGCGGGGAAGTACCGGCGCACGGCGAGGACGACTAAACCGACGCATTTTGGGACCGGGAGCGCGAACGAAGAGATTAGGCACTTGGAGCAGAGGATTGAGTGTTTGAGCGTTGCGTTGAGGATCGCACCGAGGGCGACGCTGCAGGAGATTTTGAATGTTTATCGacgggcggaggaggagctggaggtgaAGGTtaggcaggaggaggagagggaggaggagtgggattgGAGGGGGGATAGTGTCTCGGGCACAAACATGCCGGGGGGATTTAACAGTACGAACAAGGCAAAACAAGCACGGGTTGGTGGGAGCAGTAGGGGACGGGATAgtaaggaggaggaggcgccgaTGAGTTTGTTTGATTTGGCGAGGGCGACGGGGTTGACGGCGCCGAGGAATTTGAGCGCGCTGAGTGGGCTGCAGAGGGCTGCTGGGGGGGGcgctgggg GGGGGGATAAGAATGGGAGCGAGAGGGGGAGTATGGATAGTGCTAggtcgggggagggaggtggtgagtcCTACTGGTGGAAGTCatga